In a genomic window of Methanogenium sp. S4BF:
- the nth gene encoding endonuclease III — MIQEEADLILCILTEDYPVHNGVISFLEFENPFQILILTILSAQTTDRIVNQVRGPLFRNYPDAYALAHAAHEDVESIIRPTGFYHTKAKNIIATARALVAHYDGEVPQSMDELVTLPGVGRKTANIVLNHAFGRNVGIAVDTHVQRLSQRIGFSDAAAPDAVEKDLMHLFDHSQWKYINYLLISHGRAVCTAKKPNCTACKISGHCRFFREKIST; from the coding sequence ATGATTCAGGAAGAAGCAGACCTGATTCTTTGTATCCTCACCGAAGATTATCCAGTTCATAATGGCGTGATATCTTTTCTTGAATTCGAAAATCCGTTCCAGATCCTTATTCTCACCATCCTGTCCGCACAGACAACGGACAGAATCGTAAATCAGGTCCGCGGTCCGCTTTTCCGGAACTATCCCGATGCATACGCACTGGCGCATGCCGCTCATGAAGACGTGGAGTCAATCATCCGTCCGACCGGATTTTACCACACCAAAGCAAAGAACATCATCGCAACCGCCCGTGCCCTTGTCGCACACTACGACGGAGAGGTACCCCAGAGCATGGACGAGCTGGTCACCCTGCCGGGAGTCGGCAGAAAGACGGCGAACATTGTCCTGAACCATGCATTCGGACGGAATGTAGGAATCGCCGTTGATACCCATGTGCAACGGCTTTCCCAGAGAATCGGCTTTTCTGATGCAGCAGCGCCGGATGCGGTTGAAAAAGATCTGATGCACCTCTTTGACCACTCCCAGTGGAAATACATCAATTATCTCCTCATATCACACGGGCGGGCCGTCTGCACCGCAAAGAAACCCAATTGCACGGCATGTAAAATATCCGGTCACTGCCGCTTTTTCAGGGAAAAAATCAGTACCTGA
- a CDS encoding type 1 glutamine amidotransferase — protein MRIHSLLHESFEDTGYIRVWAEMNGHSFYETCLFSGDPLPSPDECDLVVVMGGSMNVYEEDRYPWLSAEKKFLKSAIDSGKKVLGICLGAQLIAAVLGAEVRKNTYPEIGWFPVEKTDDAEKAVLCACMPDRFIAFHWHGDTFALPQGSIHLFQSVGCKNQGFLYGEKVLGLQFHPEVTKENLQCLVENCPEDIVSGSEYVQTIPEILDETGVGPVHEILSVILEYFGETEE, from the coding sequence ATGAGAATCCATTCCCTCCTGCACGAGTCGTTTGAAGATACGGGGTATATCCGTGTCTGGGCAGAAATGAACGGTCACTCATTTTATGAGACCTGCCTGTTTTCCGGGGATCCTCTGCCTTCTCCTGATGAATGCGACCTTGTTGTGGTGATGGGCGGATCCATGAACGTATATGAGGAGGACAGATATCCCTGGCTGTCGGCGGAGAAGAAATTTCTAAAATCGGCAATTGACTCCGGAAAAAAGGTCCTTGGTATCTGCCTTGGGGCACAGCTTATCGCAGCGGTGCTGGGTGCCGAAGTAAGAAAGAATACGTATCCCGAGATTGGGTGGTTCCCGGTTGAAAAGACGGATGATGCTGAAAAGGCGGTCCTTTGCGCCTGTATGCCAGACCGCTTTATCGCCTTTCACTGGCACGGCGACACGTTTGCACTACCTCAGGGTTCCATCCATCTCTTCCAGAGCGTCGGCTGTAAAAATCAGGGATTTCTGTATGGAGAAAAGGTTCTCGGACTCCAGTTCCACCCGGAGGTGACGAAGGAGAATCTTCAGTGTCTGGTTGAAAACTGCCCGGAGGACATTGTGAGTGGTTCTGAATATGTGCAGACCATACCGGAGATACTTGACGAAACCGGCGTCGGTCCTGTACATGAGATACTGTCTGTCATTCTTGAATATTTTGGTGAAACAGAAGAATGA
- a CDS encoding inorganic phosphate transporter codes for MDTLIIGLGIFLALAFNFANGLNDAANSIATIIATKSLSPLKAVLLASFFNLLGPLIFTTAIAATIGKGIVDPGFMTTHMLLAAMFGAVLWVFTTSMLGIPVSSSHALIGGLLGAGIAGAGVGAILWPAWDLVVTVVLAMAVGGMFSMLLYIAIAVLRKGEWRGKAPLAFLVGVTIIIPALIIGGYLKISGILAVVIFIVISPMLGLISSFLIGLVIMHLGKKQNPSRLNAAFRPLTIAAGSFQAIGHGANDAQNAMGVITAMLVAGGILSEFSVPLWVILASCGAISMGTLLGGWRVVDKMANKITKIRPYQGFSASMAGGAVLSIMTSLGVPVSTTHAMSGAIMGAGATRGYSSAVRWGIVREIVVAWIITIPATALVTWVVYVLYASVFL; via the coding sequence ATGGATACTCTGATTATCGGACTGGGAATTTTTCTGGCACTGGCATTTAACTTTGCCAATGGGCTGAATGATGCAGCTAATTCAATTGCAACGATCATTGCGACAAAATCCCTGTCCCCGTTGAAGGCAGTATTACTGGCCTCATTCTTTAACCTCCTGGGCCCTCTCATCTTTACCACAGCAATTGCTGCCACGATTGGAAAGGGTATCGTTGACCCTGGCTTCATGACGACCCATATGCTTCTTGCGGCAATGTTTGGCGCAGTTCTCTGGGTTTTTACGACATCGATGCTGGGTATTCCGGTATCCAGTTCACATGCACTCATTGGTGGTCTGCTGGGTGCCGGTATCGCGGGTGCCGGTGTCGGTGCGATTCTCTGGCCGGCATGGGATCTTGTGGTAACAGTTGTTCTGGCAATGGCTGTGGGCGGAATGTTCAGTATGCTCCTCTATATTGCAATCGCCGTTCTTCGCAAGGGTGAGTGGAGGGGTAAGGCACCGCTGGCCTTCCTGGTGGGGGTCACCATTATTATTCCTGCGCTCATCATCGGCGGCTACCTTAAGATATCCGGAATTCTTGCGGTGGTAATATTTATTGTCATATCTCCGATGCTTGGCCTCATATCGTCCTTCCTGATAGGCCTTGTGATTATGCATCTGGGGAAAAAGCAGAATCCGTCCCGCCTGAATGCAGCGTTCAGGCCCCTTACGATTGCAGCAGGTTCATTCCAGGCAATTGGGCACGGTGCAAATGATGCCCAGAATGCAATGGGTGTTATTACTGCTATGCTTGTTGCCGGCGGAATTCTCTCCGAATTTTCTGTGCCTCTCTGGGTAATCCTTGCATCGTGTGGTGCAATTTCTATGGGTACCCTTCTCGGGGGATGGCGCGTTGTTGATAAAATGGCGAACAAGATCACAAAAATCCGGCCATATCAGGGTTTTTCAGCTTCAATGGCGGGAGGGGCGGTACTTTCCATAATGACCTCACTGGGTGTGCCCGTTTCAACGACGCATGCAATGAGTGGTGCTATCATGGGTGCCGGTGCAACACGCGGGTATTCGTCTGCTGTGAGGTGGGGTATTGTCCGTGAGATTGTGGTGGCATGGATCATTACCATCCCGGCGACCGCTCTTGTTACCTGGGTGGTATATGTCCTGTATGCCTCCGTTTTCCTGTGA
- a CDS encoding DUF47 family protein: MGMKDWIIPQDKQFYDLLEESADNVRDAAEFLVYTVENYDDLKNKCHKMKSYEHKGDNITHNIYQLLNTTFITPIEPDEISRLASALDDILDFIDGATRMMYLYGIPETDRFMVELSKLILVSAEELQFAVKGIRDLKNQKVIEERCIEINRLENLGDDLLGEAIQAIFRCPDAIRLIKYKDIYEKLESATDRCENAANVLSDIAIRHS; encoded by the coding sequence ATGGGGATGAAAGACTGGATTATTCCACAGGATAAACAATTTTATGACCTTCTGGAGGAATCAGCTGATAACGTACGGGATGCGGCTGAATTCCTTGTGTATACGGTCGAAAATTATGATGATCTGAAAAATAAATGCCATAAAATGAAATCGTATGAGCATAAGGGAGATAATATTACCCATAATATCTACCAGCTGCTGAATACGACGTTCATTACACCAATAGAGCCGGATGAAATCTCTCGCCTTGCTTCCGCTCTGGATGACATTCTCGATTTTATTGATGGTGCCACCCGGATGATGTATCTCTATGGCATCCCGGAGACGGACCGGTTCATGGTTGAATTGTCAAAACTGATTCTGGTTTCCGCTGAAGAACTTCAGTTTGCAGTGAAGGGTATTCGGGATCTGAAGAACCAGAAAGTCATAGAAGAGCGCTGTATTGAAATCAATCGGCTCGAAAATCTCGGTGACGATCTGCTGGGTGAGGCAATCCAGGCAATATTCAGGTGTCCTGATGCAATCCGACTGATCAAATATAAGGATATTTATGAAAAACTGGAAAGCGCGACTGACCGGTGTGAAAACGCTGCAAACGTGCTGAGTGATATTGCAATACGCCACTCCTGA
- a CDS encoding nicotinate phosphoribosyltransferase, translated as MMISRFGIVSDAAIASGECTDVYFVHTDETLRGEGCNPDVAVEITASSLPDEWGVVCGTEDVLSLLDGLPLDISAMPEGTIFYPGEPVLRISGKYLDFCRYETSILGFLCHASGVASAAARLTCIAGDKPLYSFGSRRQHPAIAGMIERAAWIGGVAGVSNTCAPAGIPLAGTMPHALIMSLGSAGAGWAAFNRHAPPNVPRIYLCDTFCDEKREALAAAQAGAEAVRLDTPRSRRGDMRAILEEVRWELDLHGFPHVKIFLSGGVTESDIIAYGDIVDAFGVGGAIANAPVIDFSMDIVERNGEPVSKRGKKGGVKQVYLTEGGKRLLLPVTSEHPSGGTALIVPALENGTRVAPDTISEARARLQYFLRSLPAMNK; from the coding sequence ATGATGATAAGCAGGTTTGGAATTGTCAGTGATGCAGCAATCGCATCGGGTGAATGTACGGATGTTTACTTTGTGCACACTGACGAAACCCTGCGTGGAGAAGGGTGCAATCCTGACGTTGCCGTGGAAATAACTGCGTCCTCGCTTCCCGATGAGTGGGGGGTCGTCTGCGGCACTGAAGATGTGTTGTCCCTTCTGGATGGTCTGCCGCTTGATATCTCTGCCATGCCTGAGGGAACGATATTCTATCCCGGTGAACCTGTTCTCAGAATATCAGGCAAATATCTTGATTTTTGCAGATATGAAACCTCAATTCTCGGCTTCCTCTGCCATGCATCCGGTGTTGCCAGTGCAGCTGCACGTCTCACCTGTATCGCAGGTGACAAACCGCTCTATTCCTTTGGTTCACGAAGGCAGCATCCTGCAATTGCCGGTATGATTGAACGGGCGGCATGGATCGGCGGTGTGGCCGGCGTGAGCAATACCTGTGCCCCGGCAGGTATTCCCCTTGCAGGCACCATGCCGCATGCACTGATCATGAGTCTTGGCTCAGCAGGGGCCGGATGGGCTGCTTTTAACAGGCACGCACCCCCGAATGTTCCCCGGATATATCTCTGTGATACCTTCTGCGATGAGAAACGTGAAGCCCTTGCAGCAGCACAGGCCGGTGCAGAGGCGGTGCGGCTCGATACGCCCCGTTCCCGCAGGGGGGATATGCGTGCTATTCTTGAGGAAGTCAGGTGGGAGTTGGACCTGCACGGGTTTCCCCATGTGAAAATATTTTTAAGCGGAGGGGTGACGGAATCCGATATTATTGCCTATGGTGATATTGTGGATGCATTTGGTGTCGGGGGCGCTATTGCCAATGCCCCGGTAATCGACTTCTCCATGGATATTGTCGAACGGAACGGCGAACCGGTTTCGAAACGGGGGAAAAAGGGAGGGGTGAAACAGGTGTACCTGACTGAAGGCGGAAAAAGACTCCTCCTTCCCGTCACCTCGGAACATCCATCCGGGGGAACGGCCCTAATCGTGCCGGCACTGGAGAACGGCACCCGTGTTGCACCGGATACTATAAGCGAAGCACGGGCCCGTCTTCAGTATTTTCTTCGCAGTCTGCCTGCGATGAATAAATAA
- a CDS encoding MTAP family purine nucleoside phosphorylase, translated as MLGIIGGTSLLFAELPDLKKTEIATPHGTAEVYQGEIALLLRHQYGMPPHRINFPACLSALAIAGVDRVVAFGSVGSLQKSIRPGSIIIPDDYASMAAVPTIHNHSQAHVMPGIDAKLSAEVAACIPEAQQGGTYVQTSGPRIETKAEVSALSRIGDVVGMTISSEATLANELGIPFSAICMVDNYAHGIGEDGLSYEQILNFARANTKKTEMILERIITRIG; from the coding sequence ATGCTAGGCATAATTGGCGGTACCAGTCTTCTTTTTGCTGAATTACCTGACCTGAAAAAAACAGAGATCGCCACACCCCATGGTACTGCAGAAGTATATCAGGGAGAGATTGCGCTCCTGCTGAGGCACCAGTACGGCATGCCCCCTCACCGGATCAATTTTCCTGCCTGTCTCTCTGCCCTTGCCATCGCCGGAGTTGACCGGGTAGTGGCATTCGGTTCAGTGGGTTCCCTGCAGAAATCAATCCGGCCGGGTTCAATCATCATCCCGGATGACTATGCAAGTATGGCAGCAGTGCCGACGATCCACAACCATTCCCAGGCGCATGTCATGCCGGGCATAGACGCGAAGCTGAGTGCAGAGGTCGCCGCCTGCATCCCTGAGGCACAGCAGGGGGGCACCTATGTGCAGACAAGCGGCCCCCGCATCGAGACAAAAGCTGAGGTCAGTGCACTCTCCCGGATAGGGGATGTCGTTGGCATGACCATCTCATCAGAAGCAACCCTCGCCAATGAACTGGGCATTCCCTTTTCTGCAATCTGCATGGTCGACAATTATGCACACGGCATTGGAGAGGACGGACTCTCGTATGAGCAGATTCTCAACTTTGCACGGGCCAACACAAAAAAGACGGAAATGATACTTGAACGAATCATCACACGAATCGGGTGA
- a CDS encoding amidohydrolase — MTEKIDGYEQNRTKFIQNAQVNGKTQDIYIDASGVIRSVGTDIRAEFRGQAECIIDASGMVAIPGLVNTHTHAAMSLLRGYADDMHLQEWLSEKIWPLEAHLTGEDVYWGTKLACLEMIRSGTTAFNDMYFFMQDAARAVDEAGIRATFCHGFIDFDIPEKRETEIAATKNLVKHIKSLENSRLQAAVGPHAPYTVSREGLEWCAEFSRAEDIMLHIHLSETEGEVAGCMEKHQMRPAAFLDSCGCLSERTLAAHCCWLDDEECRLLGSRRVSVSHNPSSNMKLAVNRALPYQALKEAGVNITLGTDGCSSNNNLDMLEEMKFAALLQKFFWNSDTLLPADEALAMATANGAQALGIPTGAIQEGSPADIVLIDAKTPSMVPMHNCVSNIVYSCTGGAVDTVICDGRILMADKCIPGEYEILEKAQGIATQLVERANAPQ, encoded by the coding sequence ATGACAGAAAAAATCGATGGCTACGAACAGAACAGGACAAAGTTCATTCAGAATGCACAGGTAAACGGAAAAACGCAGGACATCTATATCGATGCATCCGGAGTCATCCGGTCGGTTGGCACCGATATCAGAGCAGAGTTCCGGGGCCAGGCAGAATGCATCATCGATGCCTCAGGGATGGTCGCCATTCCGGGGCTCGTGAATACCCATACCCATGCTGCAATGTCCCTCCTGCGCGGATACGCAGATGACATGCACCTTCAGGAGTGGCTCTCAGAAAAGATCTGGCCCCTTGAAGCGCATCTCACCGGCGAAGACGTCTACTGGGGCACAAAACTTGCCTGCCTTGAAATGATCCGTTCCGGCACCACGGCATTCAACGACATGTACTTTTTTATGCAGGATGCAGCCCGTGCCGTAGATGAAGCCGGTATCCGCGCAACGTTCTGCCACGGGTTTATCGATTTTGACATCCCTGAAAAGCGGGAGACGGAAATAGCCGCCACCAAAAACCTCGTCAAACACATCAAGTCACTGGAAAATTCACGGCTGCAGGCCGCCGTCGGGCCGCACGCACCCTATACCGTATCACGCGAAGGGCTGGAGTGGTGTGCTGAATTCTCCCGGGCAGAGGATATCATGCTGCACATCCACCTCAGTGAGACAGAGGGCGAGGTAGCCGGATGCATGGAAAAACACCAGATGCGGCCCGCGGCCTTCCTTGATTCATGTGGATGCCTTTCTGAGCGGACTCTTGCAGCACACTGCTGCTGGCTTGACGATGAGGAGTGCAGACTGCTTGGCAGCCGCAGGGTGAGTGTCTCACACAACCCGTCCTCAAATATGAAACTCGCGGTCAACCGGGCACTCCCCTACCAGGCACTCAAAGAGGCCGGCGTAAATATCACCCTGGGAACGGACGGATGCTCATCCAACAATAATCTGGACATGCTTGAAGAGATGAAGTTCGCAGCCCTGCTGCAGAAGTTCTTCTGGAACAGCGACACCCTGCTGCCGGCAGATGAAGCACTTGCGATGGCCACCGCAAACGGTGCACAGGCTCTGGGCATCCCAACCGGAGCAATTCAGGAAGGAAGCCCGGCAGACATTGTGTTAATCGATGCAAAAACACCCTCAATGGTTCCGATGCACAACTGTGTCTCAAACATTGTGTATTCCTGCACCGGAGGAGCGGTTGACACGGTCATCTGCGACGGCAGAATTCTGATGGCAGACAAATGCATTCCCGGCGAATACGAAATCCTTGAAAAAGCACAGGGCATTGCAACCCAGCTGGTTGAACGGGCAAACGCCCCGCAATAG
- a CDS encoding AMP-binding protein: MIQHSYSSGISDIPLMGMTIGDMLDSIVDKYPDNEAVVSVEQDVRWTYAEFNARVEMLGRSLMAIGVKKGDRVAIWAMNYAEWILVQFATAKIGAIMVNINPAYRTFELDYALKQAEVHTLILQGRFKSSDYVGMFYEACPEAIESRPGKVSSEKYPFLRNVVFMGDIPYNGMFTWDEILEKGKNISPDELQEREESLSFDDPINIQYTSGTTGYPKGVVLTHHNVLNNGYCIGEGMSFTSNDRLCIPVPFYHCFGMVLSNLVCVTHGAAMVLPSPTFDAEAVLKTVQEEKCTALHGVPTMFIAELKHPNFTKYKYTTLRTGIMAGSPCPTEYMRAISEKMNMTDVVIVYGQTETSPGVTMTTTHDPIERRVSTVGKAFPHVEIKIIDPQTQKIVPRGMPGEICARGYVVMKCYYNNPSATRSTIDADGWNHTGDLGTMDEEGYVRIVGRIKEMVIRGGENIYPREIEEFFHTHPKIEDVYIIGVPDEKYGEELMAWIKLHDGFEMTEEEVKAYCEGRIARYKTPRYVKFVSGFPATVTGKIRKGEMQEISIKELGLENEARIETA, encoded by the coding sequence ATGATTCAGCACAGCTACTCCAGTGGTATCTCTGATATTCCTCTGATGGGGATGACGATTGGAGATATGCTTGACTCGATAGTCGATAAATATCCCGATAATGAGGCCGTTGTCTCCGTTGAACAGGATGTCCGCTGGACATATGCAGAATTTAATGCCCGTGTGGAGATGCTTGGGCGCAGTCTGATGGCAATTGGCGTCAAAAAAGGGGACCGCGTTGCTATCTGGGCAATGAATTATGCAGAATGGATTCTTGTTCAGTTTGCCACCGCCAAAATCGGCGCGATTATGGTCAATATCAATCCGGCGTACCGCACGTTTGAGCTGGATTATGCGCTGAAACAGGCAGAGGTGCATACCCTTATTCTCCAGGGTCGGTTCAAGTCATCCGATTATGTCGGCATGTTCTATGAGGCGTGTCCGGAAGCCATTGAGAGCAGGCCGGGTAAAGTGTCCAGTGAAAAATACCCGTTCCTTCGCAATGTGGTATTCATGGGGGATATTCCCTATAACGGCATGTTTACCTGGGATGAAATCCTTGAGAAAGGGAAAAATATCAGTCCGGATGAGCTTCAGGAACGCGAGGAATCCCTCTCATTTGATGATCCCATCAATATTCAGTATACATCGGGTACGACCGGCTACCCGAAGGGTGTTGTGCTCACCCATCATAATGTGCTGAATAACGGATACTGTATCGGGGAGGGGATGTCGTTTACCAGCAATGACCGCCTTTGCATTCCTGTCCCCTTCTACCATTGCTTTGGGATGGTGCTCTCCAATCTGGTATGTGTGACCCATGGTGCTGCCATGGTACTGCCATCCCCGACATTTGATGCCGAGGCAGTGCTGAAGACGGTTCAGGAAGAGAAATGCACCGCACTGCACGGTGTTCCGACGATGTTCATCGCCGAACTCAAGCATCCGAATTTTACCAAATATAAGTATACCACTCTCAGGACGGGGATTATGGCAGGTTCTCCCTGTCCGACCGAGTACATGCGGGCCATCTCTGAAAAGATGAACATGACCGATGTAGTGATCGTCTATGGCCAGACCGAGACCTCGCCGGGGGTGACCATGACAACAACGCACGATCCGATTGAACGCCGTGTATCAACTGTTGGCAAGGCATTCCCGCATGTGGAGATCAAAATCATTGATCCGCAGACCCAAAAGATCGTGCCGCGGGGCATGCCCGGTGAAATCTGTGCGCGCGGGTATGTGGTCATGAAATGCTACTACAACAATCCCAGTGCAACGCGTTCGACGATTGATGCGGACGGGTGGAACCATACCGGTGATCTTGGCACGATGGATGAAGAGGGGTATGTGCGGATTGTCGGAAGAATCAAGGAGATGGTCATCCGCGGCGGAGAGAATATCTATCCCCGTGAGATTGAGGAGTTCTTCCATACCCATCCAAAAATAGAGGATGTGTATATCATCGGTGTGCCGGATGAGAAGTATGGCGAAGAACTGATGGCATGGATTAAACTGCATGACGGGTTTGAAATGACGGAAGAGGAAGTCAAGGCCTACTGTGAAGGTCGGATTGCACGGTATAAGACGCCGCGCTATGTCAAATTCGTTTCAGGCTTCCCCGCCACGGTCACCGGTAAGATCCGGAAGGGCGAGATGCAGGAGATATCCATCAAAGAACTGGGCCTTGAGAACGAGGCACGAATTGAAACCGCATAA
- a CDS encoding bifunctional 5,6,7,8-tetrahydromethanopterin hydro-lyase/3-hexulose-6-phosphate synthase — MYLIGESLEGEGTELAHIDLMIGDKNGPVGTAFANAMSQLSAGHTPLLAVVRPNLLTKPATLIIPKVTLKKGSQVNAIFGAVQAAVAKAVADSVEEGVFDDVDIEDIVILASIYLHPDAADYNRIYRYNYGATKQAIERAFAQFPSKEVLIKEKDRAGHAVMGFKVHRLWDPPYLQVAMDLVDMKSVERVLTEVPKNDHVLIEAGTPLIKQFGLNVISEIRKIRPDAFIIADLKTLDTGNLEARMAANASADAVVVSGLAPVSTIEKFILEAKKTGIYSVIDMLNVADPVALIKDLASRGAAPSIVELHRAIDDEGTEYNWGNIAAIKEAAGGNLLVATAGGIRQHVVKTALKSGADILVVGRAITASKNIKNAAEQFIEELNSEEIDQFRIMTDF, encoded by the coding sequence ATGTATCTTATAGGAGAATCACTCGAGGGCGAAGGTACTGAACTTGCCCACATCGATCTTATGATCGGTGATAAAAACGGACCGGTTGGCACCGCATTTGCCAATGCAATGTCCCAGCTGTCTGCGGGCCATACGCCCCTGCTTGCTGTCGTCCGGCCCAATCTGCTGACAAAACCAGCCACACTCATTATACCAAAAGTAACCCTGAAAAAGGGATCACAGGTTAATGCAATTTTCGGCGCGGTTCAGGCCGCAGTCGCCAAGGCTGTTGCTGACAGCGTTGAAGAAGGTGTCTTTGATGACGTGGATATTGAAGATATTGTCATTCTGGCAAGCATCTACCTGCACCCGGACGCAGCAGACTACAACCGCATTTACCGCTACAACTACGGCGCAACAAAACAGGCCATTGAACGGGCATTTGCACAGTTCCCGAGCAAAGAAGTCCTCATAAAAGAGAAAGACCGCGCAGGACATGCAGTTATGGGATTCAAAGTTCACCGTCTCTGGGACCCGCCATACCTGCAGGTGGCCATGGACCTTGTCGACATGAAATCCGTCGAGCGCGTCCTGACTGAAGTTCCGAAAAATGACCACGTGCTCATTGAAGCAGGAACACCACTTATCAAACAGTTCGGGCTGAATGTGATCTCAGAAATCCGGAAGATCCGTCCGGACGCATTCATCATCGCCGACCTCAAGACCCTTGACACCGGCAATCTTGAAGCACGAATGGCAGCGAATGCATCTGCAGACGCCGTTGTTGTCTCCGGTCTTGCACCAGTATCAACCATCGAGAAATTCATCCTTGAAGCAAAAAAGACCGGCATCTACTCTGTCATCGACATGCTCAATGTCGCAGACCCTGTTGCGCTCATCAAAGACCTTGCTTCCCGTGGCGCAGCGCCAAGCATTGTTGAACTGCACCGTGCAATCGATGACGAAGGCACTGAATATAACTGGGGCAACATCGCGGCAATCAAAGAAGCAGCCGGCGGAAACCTTCTCGTCGCAACCGCAGGCGGCATCAGGCAGCATGTGGTGAAGACCGCACTGAAGTCCGGCGCAGACATCCTTGTGGTGGGCCGTGCAATCACCGCAAGCAAGAATATCAAGAACGCAGCTGAACAGTTCATCGAAGAACTCAACAGTGAAGAGATTGATCAGTTCAGAATTATGACTGATTTCTAA
- a CDS encoding metal-dependent hydrolase encodes MKITWFGHSCFVIEGSKRVIVDPFIPGGNVPKDVDIVAVTHGHADHFGETMSFSAPVVAVNEIAHWLQSQGIPAEGMNIGGTIEVEGVRFTMTPALHSSWLECTGQHGFYGGVAAGFVIRMDGRVIYHAGDTGLFSDMKLIRELYHPEVALLPIGGRYTMGPAEAMMAAEFLGADTVIPMHYNTFPPIEQDAEAFKKTLERTTDIRVKVLAPGVTIEI; translated from the coding sequence ATGAAGATAACATGGTTTGGTCATTCATGCTTTGTGATTGAAGGCTCAAAGAGAGTTATTGTCGACCCTTTTATTCCTGGGGGGAATGTTCCGAAGGATGTGGATATTGTGGCCGTTACTCACGGGCATGCTGATCATTTTGGCGAGACCATGTCATTTTCAGCACCTGTCGTCGCGGTGAATGAGATTGCCCACTGGCTGCAGAGTCAGGGAATACCTGCGGAAGGAATGAACATCGGGGGGACAATAGAGGTAGAAGGTGTTCGATTTACCATGACACCCGCACTCCATTCATCCTGGCTCGAATGTACGGGTCAGCACGGATTCTACGGAGGAGTGGCCGCTGGGTTTGTTATCAGGATGGATGGCAGGGTCATCTATCATGCCGGTGACACCGGGCTCTTTTCTGATATGAAGCTTATTCGTGAGCTCTACCACCCGGAAGTCGCACTGCTGCCCATTGGCGGGAGATATACGATGGGGCCCGCCGAGGCAATGATGGCCGCTGAATTCCTCGGTGCTGATACGGTCATCCCGATGCATTACAACACCTTCCCCCCCATCGAACAGGATGCAGAGGCATTTAAGAAGACGCTTGAGCGGACAACAGATATCCGGGTAAAGGTGCTTGCACCTGGTGTTACAATAGAAATATGA
- a CDS encoding response regulator receiver protein, whose translation MRESKSKKQARMNQRKKELLDLFTDITNKTTIVEPMRKIHGTLRDKEAIEREVALIMRDILDQGHFKTKLPPRQLAQLVCAYYDGKNDTEIARVLGDEKLSKTVARARVRLKLFRELDFKMPFERARMEELLDSGNTMKEISEELGISPSTLREYRHVIEQERDPTLDPYLERIRDVMEDRDLTESMTGGLNNDGLAEAIDITEAELADIS comes from the coding sequence ATGCGGGAAAGCAAGAGTAAGAAACAGGCAAGAATGAACCAGCGCAAGAAGGAGCTTCTTGACCTTTTCACAGACATTACCAACAAGACAACCATTGTTGAACCGATGAGAAAGATCCACGGAACCCTCCGCGACAAGGAAGCTATTGAACGTGAAGTTGCTCTCATCATGCGTGATATCCTAGATCAGGGCCATTTCAAAACCAAACTTCCTCCCCGCCAGCTTGCCCAGCTTGTCTGTGCATACTATGACGGGAAGAATGATACGGAAATTGCGCGTGTGCTTGGCGATGAGAAACTTTCCAAGACTGTTGCGCGTGCCCGTGTCAGGCTGAAGCTGTTCAGAGAACTTGATTTCAAGATGCCCTTTGAACGCGCCCGTATGGAGGAGCTTCTGGATTCAGGCAATACGATGAAGGAGATCAGTGAAGAACTTGGCATCAGCCCGTCAACATTGCGTGAGTACCGGCATGTGATTGAGCAGGAGCGTGACCCTACCTTAGATCCCTATCTCGAACGGATTCGTGATGTGATGGAGGACCGTGACCTGACCGAGTCGATGACCGGCGGACTGAATAATGACGGACTTGCAGAAGCAATAGATATAACCGAAGCTGAACTTGCCGATATCAGCTGA